A single genomic interval of Halobacillus halophilus DSM 2266 harbors:
- a CDS encoding sulfite exporter TauE/SafE family protein, protein MEFGLIITIFLIGFAGSYVSGMLGIGGSIIKYPMLLYIPPLVGFTAFTSHEVSGISAVQVFFATIGGVWAYRKGGYLNKSLILYMGVSILIGSFIGGYGSTFMPESGINLVYGVLALIATIMMFIPKKGLDDQVLEEVDFNRTLASSLALIVGVGAGIVGAAGAFLLVPIMLVVLKIPTRMTIASSLAITLISSIGATIGKVTTGQVEYFPAAVMVVASLLAAPLGAMAGKKINTRVLQTILAVLILGTTIKVWMDFF, encoded by the coding sequence ATGGAATTTGGATTAATTATTACTATCTTTCTTATCGGATTTGCAGGCTCGTATGTATCAGGAATGCTCGGCATAGGTGGTTCTATTATCAAGTACCCGATGCTGCTTTATATACCACCGCTCGTAGGGTTCACAGCCTTCACCTCCCATGAAGTTTCCGGTATCAGTGCCGTACAGGTATTCTTTGCTACGATTGGAGGCGTATGGGCCTACCGAAAAGGTGGATACTTGAACAAGTCCCTCATTCTTTATATGGGAGTAAGTATCCTAATTGGAAGCTTTATAGGCGGGTATGGATCCACATTCATGCCGGAAAGCGGAATAAATCTTGTTTACGGTGTGCTCGCGCTAATAGCTACAATTATGATGTTTATACCTAAAAAGGGCTTGGACGACCAGGTGCTTGAAGAAGTAGACTTTAACCGAACACTTGCATCCTCTCTAGCTTTAATTGTTGGTGTAGGTGCAGGTATCGTAGGGGCTGCCGGCGCTTTTCTGCTCGTCCCTATTATGCTTGTAGTATTAAAAATACCAACCAGGATGACAATTGCTTCTTCCCTCGCCATCACTTTGATCTCATCCATTGGGGCTACGATAGGTAAAGTTACGACCGGCCAAGTTGAGTACTTTCCAGCGGCCGTTATGGTCGTAGCCAGTTTACTAGCAGCTCCCCTCGGAGCCATGGCAGGGAAAAAAATCAATACAAGAGTATTACAAACCATTCTTGCAGTGCTGATTTTAGGCACTACGATAAAAGTATGGATGGATTTCTTTTAA
- a CDS encoding CapA family protein, whose amino-acid sequence MLSLSILFLTAGCGLLDSNEEMKTVTKQPTSTVDPQDKSSIDFSKEISITAIGDVLIHDRVYEAAETSEGYNFMPMMEQTESYLESSTITIANQETMIGGEELGLSGYPAFNSPVEIGNNLKELGVDVVTLANNHTLDKGTRGINNAIEHWEKIDMKYTGAYQSKEASEEILVHDTKEGIRVAILSYTYGTNGVKAPDGKSYVVNRIELDKMAQDIEKAKEQSDAVLLSLHFGDQYEPYPNQFQKDVVQFAADRGVTAVIGHHPHVLQPLEWVEGKDGHKMLTAYSLGNFFSGQESFEKRVGGILTFNLKMDNSDDNVEVVKPRFKVTYVTSAREHGYEVIPMDDFPSLKEEYEAKKKHLAQWMPELEFME is encoded by the coding sequence GTGTTAAGTTTGTCTATCTTATTTCTAACAGCTGGATGCGGGCTTTTAGATAGTAATGAAGAAATGAAGACGGTTACTAAGCAGCCAACATCCACGGTTGATCCTCAGGATAAGAGTTCAATTGATTTTTCTAAAGAGATCAGTATCACGGCTATTGGAGATGTACTGATTCATGACCGTGTCTATGAAGCGGCTGAAACCTCTGAAGGATATAACTTCATGCCTATGATGGAACAGACTGAATCTTACCTTGAGTCATCCACGATCACGATTGCTAACCAGGAAACGATGATCGGCGGGGAAGAATTAGGGCTTTCCGGATACCCTGCTTTTAACTCCCCTGTAGAAATAGGTAATAATCTAAAAGAACTTGGAGTAGATGTGGTAACCCTTGCTAATAACCACACGTTGGATAAAGGAACAAGAGGAATTAATAATGCGATCGAGCACTGGGAAAAAATCGATATGAAATACACGGGAGCTTACCAAAGTAAAGAGGCCAGCGAAGAAATCCTAGTACACGACACGAAAGAAGGAATCAGGGTAGCTATATTAAGTTACACCTACGGGACAAACGGTGTAAAAGCGCCCGATGGGAAAAGCTATGTGGTAAATCGAATCGAGCTTGATAAAATGGCCCAGGACATTGAGAAAGCGAAAGAACAGTCGGATGCCGTCCTTTTAAGTCTTCATTTCGGTGATCAGTATGAACCCTATCCTAATCAATTCCAAAAAGATGTTGTCCAGTTCGCCGCAGATCGCGGAGTAACGGCTGTGATCGGCCACCACCCTCATGTGCTTCAGCCATTAGAGTGGGTAGAAGGCAAGGACGGACATAAAATGCTGACCGCTTATTCCCTGGGAAATTTTTTCTCAGGCCAGGAATCATTTGAGAAACGAGTCGGAGGCATTCTCACCTTTAATTTAAAAATGGACAACAGTGATGACAATGTAGAAGTAGTCAAACCAAGGTTTAAAGTGACATACGTTACGTCCGCACGAGAACATGGATATGAAGTGATCCCGATGGATGATTTCCCAAGCTTAAAAGAAGAGTATGAGGCTAAGAAAAAACACCTCGCCCAATGGATGCCTGAATTGGAATTTATGGAATGA
- a CDS encoding rhodanese-like domain-containing protein has translation MKTISAQELEEKLNKNESLNLIDVREDEEVAAGKIPGAAHIPLGSLEARIDELDQSRGYVMICRSGGRSGRAAKFLEQNGYDVTNMDGGMLDWKGPTE, from the coding sequence ATGAAAACAATAAGTGCGCAAGAACTGGAAGAAAAATTGAACAAGAATGAATCATTGAATCTCATAGACGTTCGTGAGGATGAAGAAGTAGCGGCCGGGAAAATTCCTGGTGCTGCACATATCCCTCTCGGCTCACTAGAAGCCCGTATAGACGAATTGGATCAATCCAGGGGCTATGTAATGATTTGCCGCTCTGGAGGCCGCAGCGGTCGTGCTGCGAAGTTCCTTGAACAAAATGGCTATGATGTTACTAACATGGACGGCGGCATGCTGGATTGGAAAGGCCCTACTGAATAA
- a CDS encoding metal-sensitive transcriptional regulator, with protein sequence MEYNEAMKNRVKRLEGQLRGVLKMMEENKDCKDVITQLSASRSAIDRTIGLVVSSNLVECIQESSDNQNTEDSINEAVQLLVKSR encoded by the coding sequence ATGGAGTACAACGAAGCCATGAAAAACAGAGTAAAGCGTCTGGAAGGACAATTAAGAGGCGTTCTCAAAATGATGGAAGAAAATAAAGATTGCAAAGACGTCATCACTCAACTGTCTGCTTCCAGAAGCGCAATTGATCGCACCATCGGTTTAGTCGTCAGCTCCAACCTTGTGGAGTGCATTCAGGAATCAAGTGATAACCAGAACACAGAAGATTCCATCAACGAAGCTGTGCAGCTTCTAGTTAAAAGCCGATAA
- a CDS encoding DinB family protein, with amino-acid sequence MSTVEQFINSLSPHRGALNDLIEMIDEKNYAFKPTPTSMETEKLVNHTLKTTYTFARLAAKQSPEDLFPEGDDTPLAERARVYTDETYASIKLLEDEDLDELIDVKKMFGSEIPAGKLLEMAKDHEIHHKGQLFVYVREMGHTDLPSFVKK; translated from the coding sequence ATGAGTACAGTTGAACAATTCATCAATTCCTTGTCTCCTCACCGTGGAGCATTAAACGATTTAATCGAAATGATCGATGAAAAAAACTACGCATTTAAACCTACTCCTACATCTATGGAGACAGAGAAGCTGGTTAACCATACGCTGAAAACTACTTATACCTTTGCCCGGCTTGCCGCCAAGCAGTCACCTGAAGACCTTTTCCCTGAAGGTGATGATACTCCCTTAGCGGAGCGCGCCAGAGTTTACACGGACGAAACGTATGCATCGATTAAACTGTTAGAAGATGAAGATCTGGATGAACTTATCGATGTTAAGAAAATGTTCGGATCAGAAATTCCTGCAGGTAAATTGTTAGAAATGGCTAAAGATCATGAGATCCATCATAAGGGTCAGCTCTTCGTATATGTAAGAGAGATGGGACACACGGATTTACCGAGTTTCGTTAAAAAATAA
- a CDS encoding MBL fold metallo-hydrolase yields the protein MAIKEISVKDLAEKALQKEELFLLDVRTEDAFQDWKIESENFTYLNIPYFDLLDGVEEIEDQLPKDQDIVVACAKGGSSQMVTEMLDDAGFTNVYSLEGGMKAWSEHLMPVKVSDLTDGGELYQFVRIGKGCLSYMVVSNGEAAIIDSTRKTDVYVNFAEQMGVTIKHVFDTHLHADHISGGRTIAQQTGAAYWLPPKDAEEVTFDYQPLEDGEKVTIGNTTIDIHALYSPGHTIGSTSFVVDDQYLMTGDILFIDSIGRPDLAGKADDWVMDLRETLYKRYKDLSDELIVLPAHFMIMDELNEDGTVAEKLGVLFEKNHGLNIEDKDEFRKMVTENLPPQPNAYQEIRETNMGKIDPEEEEQREMEIGPNRCAVR from the coding sequence ATGGCAATAAAAGAAATCTCAGTTAAGGATTTAGCTGAAAAAGCACTTCAAAAAGAAGAACTGTTTTTACTTGATGTCCGTACAGAAGACGCTTTCCAGGACTGGAAGATCGAAAGCGAGAATTTCACTTATTTGAATATCCCTTACTTTGATCTGCTGGATGGCGTGGAAGAAATTGAAGATCAGCTTCCAAAAGATCAGGATATTGTAGTGGCCTGTGCCAAAGGCGGGTCTTCCCAGATGGTCACAGAAATGCTGGATGACGCCGGATTTACAAATGTGTATTCCTTGGAAGGCGGTATGAAAGCGTGGAGTGAACACTTAATGCCTGTTAAGGTAAGTGATCTTACGGACGGTGGCGAGCTTTACCAATTTGTACGTATCGGTAAAGGCTGCTTATCTTACATGGTTGTATCGAACGGAGAAGCAGCTATTATCGACTCCACCCGTAAAACCGATGTATATGTGAATTTTGCTGAACAAATGGGTGTGACCATTAAACACGTATTTGATACCCACTTACACGCTGACCATATTTCTGGAGGCAGAACCATTGCTCAGCAAACAGGTGCAGCTTACTGGCTACCTCCAAAGGATGCAGAAGAAGTAACCTTTGATTATCAGCCATTAGAAGATGGAGAAAAGGTGACCATTGGAAACACAACCATCGACATCCACGCGCTGTATTCACCAGGGCACACCATTGGTTCCACTTCTTTTGTAGTAGATGATCAATACTTGATGACCGGAGATATTCTGTTCATCGATAGTATCGGCCGCCCTGACCTGGCAGGAAAAGCAGATGATTGGGTCATGGATCTTAGAGAAACGTTGTATAAACGCTATAAAGATCTTTCAGATGAACTAATCGTGCTTCCTGCGCACTTTATGATTATGGATGAATTAAACGAAGATGGAACAGTAGCCGAGAAGCTGGGTGTTCTCTTTGAGAAGAACCACGGTCTGAACATCGAAGACAAAGATGAGTTTAGAAAAATGGTAACCGAGAATCTTCCGCCACAGCCGAATGCTTATCAGGAAATCCGTGAAACCAACATGGGTAAAATTGATCCGGAAGAAGAAGAACAGCGAGAAATGGAAATTGGTCCAAATCGCTGTGCCGTCCGCTAA
- a CDS encoding methionine ABC transporter ATP-binding protein: MIEFEGVSKIYEHNGNELRAVDQVDLAVNKGEIFGVIGYSGAGKSTLVRLVNLLEYPSEGRLLVDGEDLTQLSKPELRKVRKRIGMIFQHFNLLESKTVRHNVAFPLAISGVPKKDIDSRVEEILEFVGLSDKARQYPDQLSGGQKQRVGIARALATSPDILLCDEATSALDPETTKSILKLLRRVRDEYNITILMITHEMNVVREVCDRIAVMEHGRVIEQGSIFDLFSQPEHPTTKNFVRTVMENEIPASILEGIEKRGASRHIYRVTFVDESAGQPVLSHVSKSYEVEVNVLFGQITELQGIPFGHLVVELQGEDKEIVRAIDSIQRSVTVQEVKAHAG; this comes from the coding sequence ATGATTGAATTTGAAGGAGTATCAAAAATCTATGAACACAATGGAAATGAATTACGAGCTGTAGATCAAGTGGATTTAGCCGTGAATAAAGGAGAAATCTTCGGAGTTATTGGTTATAGCGGGGCAGGAAAAAGTACGCTTGTTCGTTTAGTTAATTTACTGGAATATCCTTCGGAAGGCAGGCTGCTCGTGGATGGGGAAGATTTGACCCAACTGTCTAAACCCGAGTTACGAAAAGTCCGGAAGCGAATCGGCATGATCTTTCAGCACTTTAATCTGCTGGAGTCTAAAACGGTACGCCACAATGTCGCTTTTCCATTGGCAATATCAGGAGTACCTAAAAAAGATATTGATTCACGTGTAGAAGAAATCCTGGAATTTGTAGGTTTATCAGATAAAGCAAGGCAGTATCCAGACCAGTTATCTGGTGGACAGAAGCAGAGGGTCGGAATTGCACGGGCGTTAGCCACCTCACCGGACATATTGCTATGTGATGAAGCGACATCTGCTCTTGATCCTGAGACTACCAAGTCCATTCTTAAACTTTTGCGCAGAGTGCGGGATGAATATAACATCACGATTCTTATGATCACACATGAAATGAATGTGGTCCGTGAAGTTTGCGACCGGATCGCAGTCATGGAACATGGTCGTGTCATCGAGCAAGGGTCTATATTTGATTTGTTTTCCCAGCCGGAACATCCCACTACAAAGAACTTTGTAAGAACGGTTATGGAAAATGAAATTCCAGCATCCATCCTGGAGGGGATAGAAAAGCGGGGAGCAAGCCGGCATATTTACCGTGTCACCTTTGTAGATGAAAGTGCGGGGCAGCCAGTACTTTCCCACGTGTCGAAGTCATATGAAGTGGAAGTGAATGTACTTTTCGGGCAGATTACAGAGCTTCAGGGCATTCCGTTTGGACATTTAGTGGTGGAACTTCAGGGAGAAGATAAAGAAATTGTGAGAGCAATCGACTCCATCCAACGTTCTGTGACAGTTCAGGAGGTGAAAGCACATGCAGGTTAA
- a CDS encoding sulfurtransferase TusA family protein has protein sequence MNVTKVLDAKGLACPMPIVKTKKAMKEVESGETLEIHATDQGAKSDLTAWAKSSGHELLQHDEEDGVFKFWIQKG, from the coding sequence ATGAACGTAACAAAAGTATTAGATGCCAAAGGTTTAGCATGCCCTATGCCAATTGTGAAAACAAAGAAAGCCATGAAAGAAGTTGAGAGCGGCGAAACGCTTGAAATTCACGCAACCGATCAAGGGGCGAAAAGTGACTTAACAGCGTGGGCTAAATCAAGCGGCCACGAACTTCTTCAACACGATGAAGAAGACGGTGTATTTAAGTTCTGGATACAAAAAGGGTAA
- a CDS encoding DsrE/DsrF/DrsH-like family protein, producing MSETKSTNIILFSGDYDKAMAAYIIANGAAAYDHNVTIFHTFWGLNALRKDEQVSVKKNFMEKMFGKMMPRGADKMGISKMNYAGFGPKMIKDVMKKHNAMPLPDLIEMAQEQDINLVACTMTMDLLGLQKEELLDEIEYAGVAAYIGDAEDGNVNLFI from the coding sequence ATGTCTGAAACAAAATCAACCAATATCATCTTGTTCAGCGGAGATTATGATAAAGCGATGGCCGCTTATATTATTGCTAACGGGGCAGCCGCTTACGATCACAATGTAACCATTTTCCACACATTCTGGGGGTTAAACGCTCTGCGAAAAGATGAACAAGTATCTGTTAAGAAAAACTTCATGGAAAAAATGTTTGGAAAAATGATGCCTAGAGGTGCCGATAAAATGGGCATATCTAAAATGAACTATGCTGGCTTCGGCCCGAAAATGATTAAAGATGTCATGAAAAAACACAACGCGATGCCTCTGCCTGACCTTATTGAAATGGCGCAGGAACAGGATATTAACCTTGTCGCTTGTACCATGACCATGGATCTCTTAGGGCTTCAAAAAGAAGAACTGCTCGATGAAATTGAATATGCTGGTGTTGCTGCTTATATTGGTGATGCTGAAGACGGCAACGTAAATCTGTTTATTTAA
- a CDS encoding DUF421 domain-containing protein, with the protein MDLLWDLLKVIGRIVTILPFLLAIGLFMGKRSIGELPVFDFLVVLVLGSVVGADIADPNINHIHTVVAMIAIALLQKFIVWSKLRNRKLGKLLTFEPTVVVFNGEIVEKNIKSINYSIDNIIQMLREKDVYHINDVELALIEANGSMSVKLKSEKENITREDFHLPYRGGGYDVPLILDGKLQKDILNHLGKNEEWLENQWRACGITSIENIFYGAITSQGEFHCSVKGKKVLNLPPIKN; encoded by the coding sequence TTGGATTTATTGTGGGATTTACTTAAGGTTATAGGCAGAATTGTAACAATCCTTCCGTTCCTACTGGCCATAGGGTTGTTTATGGGGAAGCGGTCAATAGGTGAACTGCCTGTCTTTGATTTTCTGGTGGTTCTTGTACTCGGTTCAGTGGTCGGGGCTGATATTGCTGATCCGAATATTAATCATATCCATACCGTAGTGGCTATGATTGCAATTGCTTTACTGCAGAAATTTATTGTATGGAGTAAACTAAGAAATCGCAAGTTGGGAAAGCTCTTAACATTTGAACCAACGGTGGTGGTTTTCAATGGAGAAATCGTCGAAAAAAACATTAAAAGCATTAACTATTCTATCGATAATATCATTCAAATGCTTCGAGAAAAGGATGTGTACCATATTAATGATGTCGAATTAGCATTGATTGAAGCGAACGGGTCAATGTCTGTAAAGTTAAAGTCGGAAAAAGAAAACATTACGAGGGAGGATTTCCATCTTCCATATAGGGGTGGGGGTTATGACGTTCCACTTATTCTGGACGGAAAATTGCAAAAGGATATTTTGAATCACCTGGGTAAAAACGAGGAATGGTTGGAGAACCAATGGAGAGCTTGCGGGATAACTTCTATTGAAAATATATTTTATGGTGCGATTACGAGTCAGGGAGAATTTCATTGTTCAGTCAAAGGAAAGAAGGTTTTAAATCTTCCACCGATAAAGAACTAG
- a CDS encoding YrhK family protein translates to MSNLTNEKADVQKHSKDQYVDIKMGKHDLFFKKSYEVLYTVNDFLLGLWFLIGSVCFYFEAAKTWGVSLFVLGSLQMLIRPTIRLAHRIHLKNIYRKEYENKQKKSLSSR, encoded by the coding sequence ATGAGTAATCTAACGAATGAAAAAGCTGATGTGCAAAAGCACAGTAAAGATCAATACGTGGATATAAAAATGGGGAAACACGATCTATTCTTCAAAAAAAGCTATGAAGTACTCTACACGGTTAATGATTTTTTACTGGGACTCTGGTTTCTGATCGGAAGTGTTTGTTTTTATTTTGAAGCTGCTAAAACATGGGGGGTGAGTTTATTTGTACTTGGAAGTCTACAAATGCTCATCCGTCCAACCATTCGTTTAGCACACCGTATCCATTTGAAAAATATTTATCGAAAAGAATATGAGAACAAGCAGAAGAAGTCCCTTTCTTCTCGATAA
- a CDS encoding LTA synthase family protein: protein MFTLKKYLNKNTLLKLTVYALVIGLFWLKMSYIQSNIFSLNVENPNEANILAFNPLSSIFLIFGIGVLLAGRRGMLVSYILGSLLLYVNILFYREYNDFITIPMLNQVANLAGMGGSIQTILEASDIFLFVDVLIAAFFLFYLKPARLSQFTPKRREGFLLAIIAIPLFVINLQWAEEERTDLLERTFDRTMLVKYIGLLNYHVYDAVLQGKTEMKKTLADSNELVPVINYLNEQKTEDSDRLEGVAEGKNVIAISLESTQTFVVDNTLHGEEVTPYFNELKEEGMYFDNFYHQVKQGRTSDSEFLLANSMYPLNRGAVFFTHSGNEYEAMPELLSENGYFTNVMHANDKTFWNRNVMYDSLGYNEFFSKEDYDVTPEKSHGWGYLDEYFFEDSLEKMKEMEEPFYSKMITLTHHYPFTLPEELATIEQGETSSTTLNRYFQTIRYQDEALEQFVEEFKQSELYDDTILLIYGDHFGISENHQKAMGEYLGKEINDYEQFQLQRVPMLIYGKDIPSETNHTVGGQIDLRPTLTNLLGIEDENPVQFGQDLLNEDRREMMITRDGDFANEEYVGIQGVCYDRETGEQVEGQACEEGFQTAQEELSVSDSVIYGDLLRYLDETEMVNTDPTLNKNNKEE, encoded by the coding sequence ATGTTTACACTAAAAAAATATTTAAACAAAAACACATTGTTGAAATTAACTGTCTATGCTCTTGTCATAGGTTTGTTCTGGCTGAAGATGTCATATATTCAAAGCAATATTTTCTCTTTAAATGTAGAAAACCCCAATGAAGCTAATATTCTTGCATTCAATCCTCTAAGCAGTATTTTTCTAATCTTTGGTATTGGAGTGCTGCTGGCGGGGCGCCGGGGGATGTTAGTTTCCTATATTCTTGGATCTTTACTGTTATACGTGAACATTCTTTTTTATAGGGAATATAACGACTTTATCACCATTCCTATGTTAAATCAGGTAGCGAACCTGGCAGGAATGGGGGGCAGTATTCAAACGATCCTAGAAGCATCAGATATCTTTTTGTTCGTTGATGTTTTAATCGCTGCATTCTTCTTGTTCTATTTGAAGCCTGCACGCTTAAGCCAATTCACACCGAAAAGGCGTGAAGGATTTTTGCTTGCGATTATTGCGATTCCATTGTTTGTGATTAACTTACAGTGGGCTGAAGAAGAGCGTACAGACCTTCTTGAGCGTACATTTGACCGCACAATGCTGGTGAAATATATTGGCCTTTTAAACTACCATGTCTATGATGCCGTGCTGCAAGGTAAGACGGAAATGAAGAAAACGTTGGCTGACAGTAACGAACTTGTGCCAGTTATTAACTACTTGAATGAACAGAAAACCGAAGACAGCGATCGTCTTGAAGGGGTAGCAGAAGGTAAAAACGTCATTGCGATCTCGCTTGAAAGTACACAAACCTTCGTAGTGGACAACACGTTGCACGGAGAAGAAGTTACTCCTTATTTCAACGAGTTAAAAGAAGAAGGTATGTACTTTGATAACTTCTATCATCAAGTGAAGCAGGGACGTACCTCTGATTCAGAGTTCCTTTTAGCAAATTCGATGTATCCGTTAAACCGTGGTGCTGTATTCTTCACGCACTCAGGAAATGAATATGAGGCTATGCCTGAGCTGTTAAGTGAAAATGGATACTTCACAAACGTGATGCATGCGAATGATAAGACGTTCTGGAACCGAAACGTCATGTATGATTCTCTAGGATACAACGAGTTCTTTTCGAAAGAAGATTATGATGTAACCCCAGAGAAATCTCATGGATGGGGCTACTTGGATGAATATTTCTTTGAGGATTCCCTGGAAAAGATGAAAGAGATGGAAGAGCCGTTCTATTCCAAGATGATTACGCTCACTCACCATTATCCTTTCACCTTACCTGAAGAGTTAGCAACTATTGAGCAAGGGGAAACTTCCAGTACTACACTGAACCGTTATTTCCAGACCATCCGTTACCAGGACGAGGCACTGGAACAGTTTGTAGAAGAATTTAAGCAATCAGAACTCTACGATGATACGATTCTCTTAATCTATGGTGACCACTTTGGAATCTCCGAAAATCACCAGAAAGCCATGGGAGAATACCTCGGAAAAGAGATTAATGATTACGAACAATTCCAATTACAGCGTGTACCAATGCTAATTTACGGTAAGGATATTCCTTCCGAAACCAACCATACAGTAGGAGGACAGATTGACTTGCGTCCTACTCTTACTAACCTGCTTGGAATTGAAGATGAGAACCCTGTTCAATTCGGACAGGACTTGCTAAATGAGGATCGCAGAGAAATGATGATTACACGTGATGGGGATTTCGCCAATGAAGAATATGTAGGTATTCAAGGCGTATGCTATGATAGAGAAACAGGAGAACAAGTTGAAGGCCAGGCTTGTGAGGAAGGCTTTCAAACTGCACAAGAAGAGCTGAGTGTCTCCGATTCCGTTATTTACGGAGATCTGTTGCGTTATCTTGATGAAACCGAGATGGTCAATACAGACCCTACCTTGAATAAAAACAATAAAGAAGAGTAA
- a CDS encoding DUF302 domain-containing protein: protein MFHYTVETEKGIEEAVESLEASLKEAQFGVLWNFDIKDKLNEKGLEFEKEFKVLEVCNPKEAQRILNENTLAGYFLPCKMVVYSEGGSTKIGMPKPTALIQLVEDEQIQRLAEDIEQRLIHCMDQSV from the coding sequence ATGTTTCATTACACAGTAGAAACAGAAAAAGGAATTGAAGAAGCAGTAGAAAGTTTAGAAGCCAGCCTTAAAGAAGCCCAGTTCGGAGTTTTATGGAATTTTGATATCAAAGATAAACTCAATGAAAAAGGATTAGAATTCGAGAAAGAATTTAAAGTATTGGAAGTATGTAACCCTAAGGAAGCCCAGCGTATTCTTAATGAAAATACACTAGCTGGTTATTTCCTACCATGTAAAATGGTTGTTTATTCTGAGGGAGGCTCTACAAAAATTGGTATGCCTAAACCAACTGCCCTCATTCAATTGGTGGAAGATGAACAAATTCAGAGACTCGCAGAAGATATTGAACAGCGATTAATCCATTGCATGGATCAAAGCGTGTAA
- a CDS encoding sulfurtransferase TusA family protein, which translates to MDIKADHLLDAKGLACPMPIVKTKKMIKDLNSGDVVEVQATDKGSKADLQAWAKSAGHQYLGTIEEEGTLKHYIRKASDESEEKLHPDTVNNEELSQNLKNDNVLLLDVRESAEFAFEHIPEAVSIPLGELDERINEIDQTKDVYVVCRTGSRSDMACQKLTEKGLERVYNVVPGMSEWSGETTSLRS; encoded by the coding sequence ATGGATATTAAAGCAGATCATTTATTAGATGCTAAAGGACTTGCGTGCCCGATGCCTATTGTAAAAACGAAAAAAATGATAAAGGACTTAAATTCTGGTGACGTAGTCGAAGTTCAGGCAACCGATAAAGGTTCTAAGGCGGATCTCCAGGCCTGGGCCAAGAGTGCCGGTCATCAATATTTAGGAACCATTGAAGAAGAAGGCACCTTAAAACACTACATTCGTAAAGCCAGTGATGAATCAGAAGAGAAATTGCACCCGGACACCGTAAATAATGAGGAGCTTTCTCAAAACCTGAAAAATGATAACGTACTCCTTCTCGATGTACGTGAGTCAGCGGAGTTTGCATTCGAGCATATTCCAGAGGCCGTATCTATTCCACTTGGTGAATTAGATGAGCGAATCAATGAAATTGACCAGACGAAAGATGTTTATGTCGTATGCCGCACAGGAAGTCGTAGTGACATGGCTTGTCAAAAGCTTACGGAAAAAGGTCTTGAGCGTGTATACAATGTTGTACCGGGAATGAGCGAGTGGTCCGGTGAAACGACATCACTGCGTTCATAA